AATAAGAGAAGGAAAAAGGGTCCACAAGTGTAAAACCATGTGGAAAAATATGTGCATgaagatagtgggtttgatcAAGATGAATCTTATAATATATAAGATGAGGAATtacaatatgtgaacaacttccaatggcaaagaaacaactctcaaggcccgaatcaacaacaatatcaacctcaaggtaaccaagggaattggaattctAGCAAACCAAGTAATTCAAATGGTGGTAACAATCAAAGTAATTGGAAgagtaataacaatcaaggtaattggaatggtCAGAATAACAAAGGTAATTGGAGTGACAATAATCAGGGATACAGGGAAGGCAACAACCAAGGGGGATGGAACAATAATCAAGGCAATCGAGGGTCGgattttcaaaggcccccgatgtatcaacaaccgagcaacctacctccttatccttcccatggtCCAAGTTCTTCCAATAATGAGATGAGACGAATTGAGAATATGTTCaaacaaatgatggagaagaatgccgaCTCCGATGCTCAACTAGCCTCACATAGCACTTCAATTCGCAACTTGAAAGTTCAATTAGGGCAAATCTCTCAAGCTTTAAACACCCATCCTAAGGGGGGACTACCTAGTGAAATcgtggtgaacccaaagggtgggaacaacacgGGACATGACGTGGCCATTACTACAAGGAGTGGAAAAGGTGGGGATAAACCCACCTCAAGTCAAAGGAAACTTGTGTATGAGCAAGTGGTACAAGAAGATGATATTCCGAACAATGAGGTGTAAGcaaatgaagaagtgaggattgatattgatgacaaAAGGCTAATGCACCAATTCCTaggcctcctcctccatatcctcaaaggctttCCAAGAAAAACAGCAAGAATCAATTctaaaagttcattgacatgatgaagagtctaTCCATCAATGTTCCATTAGTTGAAGCTTCAAAGCAAATGCCCGGTTATGCAAAGTTCACGAAGGATTTGGTGACAAAGAAGTGGTCAACGACTTGTGAAACTAAAAATATGaatcatcaagtgagtgcaattgtgcattcAATGGCTCCTCAATTTGAAGATCCCGGTTCTTTCACAATCCATTGTACCATTGGAAGTGTCGAGTTTGCTAAAGCTATTTATGATCTCGGGTCAAGTATCAATTTGATTCCCTATTCGGTATTCAAGACTTTAGGAATTGGGCAAGCAAGATCCACAtatatgagattacaaatggcggatCGTACCATGAAGAGACCACTGGGATTGATTGATGATGTCTTGGttggtgttgataaattcattcttccgGCAAATTTTGCCAttcttgattgtgaggttgattatgaggtgccgattattcttgggaaacctttccttgctacgggaaAGGCTCTAGTTGATGAGGTGTGTGTAAGTCTATGAGGAAACTCAATAGAAATGAGGTGTGTTCTTTCATGGATTTGTTGACCAATGTGATTGTGGATGAAGCAAGCGCTGTGATGAAAGTTGATGATACATTGGAGGCCGTCTTGATCAATTGTGATGATGAAGAAATGGAGGGTTACGtggaatgtgtgaactctttgcaagggatggggtcgtacacttatgagctccgcaaattgtccttggatcttgaaaatagaaCTACTCAtccaacaaagccttcaattgaggagcctcccatcttggagttgaagtcgttgcctccacatctttaatATTAATTTCTTGGCCCTTCTTTTACTTTACTAGTTATTCTTTTCTCTTGTTTGACAACCGTACAGGTAGATTCAACATTGgcggtgctacaaaagaggaGAAGGCTATTGGATGAAAATTGGCGGATATTCGGgcaataagccccgcattttgcgtgcacaagattaacttggaggaaggtgccaaaccatctattgaacatcaaaggaaACTCAATGAAGCCATGCAAAAGGTTTTCAAAATGAGATCATCAAGTGTTTGAATgtcggggttttgaaccctatttccgatagttcgtggacttctccggttcaatgtgtcccaaagataGGGGCCATGACCGTGGTTACCAATGATAAGAATGAGTTGAATACTACAAGAAAGGTAACCGagtggagagtgtgtatggactatcacaagctcaacaaagtcacaaggaacGATCACTTCCCACTTACCTTCCTAGATCAAATGCAAGATAGATTGGCCGGCCGTGCTTTCTATTGTTTCGTTGATGGATATTCAGGCTACAACCAAATTCTTATTTCTCCATAGGATCAAGAGAAAACTACTTTCACATGTTCCTATGGTACTTTTGCATTCTCGCAGATGCCATTTGGGGTGTGCAATTCACCGgcaacttttcaaaggtgtatgatggctgtCTTCAAGGACATTGTGGAGGATtaccttgaagtcttcatggatgactttttgGTGGTTGtgaattcttttgatgattgtctaCCAAACTTTGATAAAGtgttggcaagatgtgaagaaacaaacttggtactcaattgggagaaatgtatTTTCATGGTCGAGGAGGTCATTGTCCGTGGCCACAAGATCTCAAAGAATGACATTGAAGTcgacaaggcaaagattgaggtgatttctaaacttctacctccaacttcagtcaaagGCGTGCAGAGTTTCTTAGGCCACGATGGATTTTACtggcgtttcatcaaggatttctctaaAGTGGTGAACCCATTGTGAAAGCATTTGGAGAAAGATGCCAGGTTTCATTTCAATTATGATTGCATGAGAGTCTTTGAATTGCTAAAgctcaagttgactactactcccaTCATCACCTCTTTAAATTGGAGTGTTTCTTTCTAGCTAATGTGAGATTCAAGTAATGTAGCGGTAGGGCTGTTTTGGGGCAACACATCAACAAAATCTTTCATCTGGCCTATTATTCAAGCAGGACCATGAATggtgcccaagtcaactacaccGTTATAGTGAAAGAACTTCTTGCCATTGTGTTTGCTATTGAGAAGTTTTGCTcgtacttgatgggtgcaaaagtGATTGTTCATACAGATCATGTGGCACTTCGTTATcttatgagcaagaaagattcaaaagcccggttgatgagatgggtacttctattgcaagagtttgatataGACATTTAATAcccaaaaaaaaagtgaaaaccaagtggcggaccacttgtatcgtttggaggaggaggggaggctgcatgatggccttgaaatcaatgactcttTCCCTGATGAACAACTCTTTGCTATTTCATTGAAAGAGGTGCCATGGTTCGCCGAACTATCCAATTATCTTGTGAGTGGTATCACTCCggttgagttctcttcaaaccaaaggaagaagctcaaacgggattgtcaagactactattgggatgaa
This genomic stretch from Nicotiana sylvestris chromosome 9, ASM39365v2, whole genome shotgun sequence harbors:
- the LOC138877639 gene encoding uncharacterized protein, which translates into the protein MMKSLSINVPLVEASKQMPGYAKFTKDLVTKKWSTTCETKNMNHQVSAIVHSMAPQFEDPGSFTIHCTIGSVEFAKAIYDLGSSINLIPYSVFKTLGIGQARSTYMRLQMADRTMKRPLGLIDDVLVGVDKFILPANFAILDCEVDYEVPIILGKPFLATGKALVDEVCVSL